In a single window of the Streptomyces sp. HUAS ZL42 genome:
- a CDS encoding DUF397 domain-containing protein: MPKAAEEPLIWKTSTYTNSGSCVEWARPATGVLVRDTKARECGTVPVSAPAWQGFVDWAKQQAT; the protein is encoded by the coding sequence GTGCCGAAGGCTGCAGAAGAGCCGCTGATCTGGAAGACGTCGACGTACACGAACTCCGGGTCGTGCGTGGAGTGGGCGCGCCCCGCTACGGGGGTCCTGGTACGGGACACGAAGGCCCGCGAGTGCGGCACCGTACCCGTCTCTGCGCCTGCCTGGCAGGGCTTCGTCGACTGGGCGAAGCAGCAGGCCACCTGA
- a CDS encoding helix-turn-helix domain-containing protein — protein MTHDATPDPFAEPMAFGQRMQILRQRRGMSRTVLAGFLGKSPSWVKQVEGGQIQVPKLPMILRIAETLRVRDLADLTGDQSMHVDLFIGPRHPCLPAVRAAVDAFPLTTADREAPSTEHLRHRLAGAWAARHSAPNHREVVGGLLPDLIRDAQLAVRQADTGAERRAAQAVLSEVYSLSQFFVAYQPDSALLWRVAERGMVAAQESEDPHAIGVAAWLTTQAHRDGGPAHFDAADTVTAQALRFLEPHLPDGEERVRAIAGALQFEAGYTAARRGDNGTAWGWWDKAERTARQLPADYFHPVTSFSRAIMGAHAVTVAVELRAGGESVRQAARADAVTIPSRPRRARHRIEEARGYQLDNQPDVALATLAKAHEAAPETIRYNGYARRIVLEETEAKQPERRRRASELAVQLGLLAA, from the coding sequence ATGACTCACGATGCTACCCCGGACCCGTTCGCCGAGCCGATGGCGTTCGGGCAGAGAATGCAGATCCTGCGCCAGCGGCGCGGCATGAGCCGCACGGTCCTGGCCGGCTTCCTCGGCAAGTCCCCCTCGTGGGTGAAGCAGGTCGAGGGCGGACAGATTCAGGTGCCGAAACTCCCCATGATCCTGCGCATTGCGGAGACCCTCCGCGTCCGTGACCTCGCCGACCTCACCGGCGACCAGTCCATGCACGTCGACCTGTTCATCGGCCCCCGGCACCCGTGCCTGCCCGCCGTGCGCGCGGCCGTCGACGCCTTCCCCCTCACCACCGCCGACCGTGAGGCGCCCTCGACAGAGCACCTGCGGCATCGCCTCGCCGGCGCGTGGGCGGCACGCCACTCGGCACCCAACCATCGCGAGGTCGTGGGCGGACTGCTGCCGGACCTGATCCGGGATGCCCAACTCGCCGTCCGCCAGGCCGACACCGGCGCCGAGCGGCGTGCGGCACAAGCCGTGCTGTCGGAGGTGTACAGCCTCAGCCAGTTCTTTGTCGCCTACCAGCCCGACAGTGCGCTGTTGTGGCGTGTCGCCGAGCGCGGCATGGTCGCCGCCCAGGAGTCGGAGGATCCGCACGCCATCGGCGTAGCAGCTTGGCTGACCACGCAAGCCCACAGGGACGGCGGGCCAGCCCACTTCGACGCGGCCGACACCGTGACTGCCCAGGCGCTGCGCTTCCTCGAGCCGCATTTGCCCGACGGTGAGGAGAGGGTGCGTGCCATCGCGGGCGCCCTGCAGTTCGAGGCCGGCTACACGGCAGCCCGACGCGGCGACAACGGCACGGCGTGGGGCTGGTGGGACAAGGCGGAGAGGACGGCCCGCCAGCTGCCCGCCGACTATTTCCACCCGGTGACGTCGTTCTCCCGGGCCATCATGGGCGCCCACGCGGTCACGGTTGCCGTCGAGCTGCGGGCCGGCGGCGAGTCGGTACGGCAGGCAGCCAGGGCTGACGCAGTGACGATCCCGTCGAGGCCGCGCCGGGCGCGGCACCGCATCGAGGAGGCCCGCGGCTACCAGCTCGACAATCAGCCTGATGTGGCCCTGGCGACGCTGGCGAAGGCGCACGAGGCCGCGCCGGAGACGATCCGCTACAACGGGTACGCCCGGCGGATCGTGCTGGAGGAGACCGAGGCGAAGCAGCCGGAGCGCAGGCGCCGTGCTTCGGAACTCGCGGTGCAGCTGGGATTGTTGGCCGCGTAA
- a CDS encoding DUF6415 family natural product biosynthesis protein — protein MARQQITQDPQASAALPPDLATMRATVLRLLDPDGVPEALPPAGDELDTLTAALRGHVELLAPEVEQAARRLKPGSVHRYTVLECVWEARSRLEAEPCRRYGGAVGYARRLARVLNALIDHYEQLACGQR, from the coding sequence ATGGCCAGGCAGCAGATCACCCAGGACCCGCAGGCATCCGCCGCGCTCCCGCCAGACCTCGCCACCATGCGCGCCACCGTGCTCCGCCTCCTCGACCCAGACGGCGTACCCGAGGCGCTCCCCCCAGCCGGCGATGAACTGGACACCCTCACCGCGGCTCTACGCGGCCACGTGGAACTCCTCGCCCCCGAGGTGGAGCAGGCGGCCAGGCGGCTGAAGCCGGGCAGCGTGCACCGCTACACGGTGCTGGAGTGCGTGTGGGAGGCGCGCAGCAGGCTGGAGGCCGAACCCTGCCGCAGGTACGGCGGAGCAGTTGGCTACGCCCGCCGGCTCGCCCGCGTCCTCAACGCCCTCATCGACCACTACGAGCAGCTCGCCTGCGGGCAACGCTGA
- a CDS encoding helix-turn-helix domain-containing protein has protein sequence MALAFCGPRLRDQRRLAGITAAQLAARVGRSTSSVLAYEVGAVQPPLTVAAGLADALSVHLDLLLVDVDEPNRVAA, from the coding sequence GTGGCACTCGCCTTCTGCGGCCCGCGCTTGCGCGATCAGCGCCGTCTCGCCGGCATCACGGCCGCCCAGCTCGCGGCCCGGGTCGGCCGTTCCACCTCGAGCGTCCTCGCCTACGAGGTCGGCGCGGTACAGCCGCCCCTCACTGTCGCCGCAGGGCTTGCTGACGCGCTCAGCGTCCACCTCGACCTGCTGCTCGTCGACGTCGACGAGCCGAACCGGGTGGCCGCCTGA
- a CDS encoding helix-turn-helix domain-containing protein: MLRAARERAGLGVRETARGAGLSSSYVTYLEAGARCPSRTVAQRLADVLSLNEQERSQLYAAAVTDAGRDHPWRAARRPEPT, encoded by the coding sequence ATGCTGCGCGCCGCACGCGAGCGGGCAGGCCTCGGGGTGCGGGAGACGGCGCGCGGGGCGGGGCTGTCCAGCAGCTACGTGACGTACCTCGAGGCCGGGGCACGCTGCCCTTCCCGCACCGTGGCGCAGCGCCTGGCGGACGTCCTCAGCCTCAACGAGCAGGAGCGGTCGCAGCTGTACGCCGCAGCCGTCACCGACGCGGGGCGGGATCATCCATGGCGCGCTGCGCGACGGCCCGAACCGACATAG
- a CDS encoding recombinase family protein: MRLIGYKRVSGVGQVTDGFGLTIQDASLRNWAKSNGHKLIRIEEDEGVSGAKDAVDRPGLSAALLAVQEGEAEGLLVPKLDRLARALTVQEATLAVVWRAGGRVFAADSGEILQDDPDDPMRTALRQVVGVFAELDRRIVVKRLKDGRTAKAKTGRKSVGSYAYGYQGQGKGRERDEAPRPDEQVAVARIAELRTAGESYRAIAAALDAEGLKPRRAERWSAMSVRAVAQRAMDDPAPRR; encoded by the coding sequence GTGCGACTCATCGGCTACAAACGGGTCTCCGGAGTCGGGCAAGTGACCGACGGATTCGGCCTGACGATCCAAGACGCATCGCTCCGCAACTGGGCCAAGAGCAACGGGCACAAGCTGATCCGCATCGAGGAAGACGAGGGTGTGTCCGGGGCGAAGGATGCCGTCGACCGCCCCGGCCTGTCTGCCGCGCTACTCGCCGTACAGGAGGGCGAAGCCGAGGGGCTACTCGTGCCGAAGCTCGATCGCCTCGCCCGCGCCCTCACCGTCCAGGAGGCGACGCTCGCCGTTGTCTGGCGGGCCGGCGGCCGGGTGTTCGCCGCGGACTCCGGGGAGATCCTGCAGGACGACCCCGACGACCCGATGCGCACCGCGCTACGCCAAGTTGTCGGCGTCTTCGCCGAACTCGACCGCCGGATCGTCGTCAAGCGACTGAAGGACGGCCGCACCGCGAAAGCGAAGACCGGCCGCAAGAGCGTCGGCTCCTACGCCTACGGCTACCAGGGGCAGGGCAAGGGACGTGAACGCGACGAGGCACCCCGCCCCGACGAGCAAGTAGCCGTTGCCCGTATCGCGGAGTTGCGCACCGCTGGCGAGTCCTACCGGGCCATCGCCGCCGCACTCGACGCCGAGGGTCTCAAGCCGCGCCGGGCTGAGCGGTGGTCGGCTATGTCGGTTCGGGCCGTCGCGCAGCGCGCCATGGATGATCCCGCCCCGCGTCGGTGA